A genome region from Macaca nemestrina isolate mMacNem1 chromosome 20, mMacNem.hap1, whole genome shotgun sequence includes the following:
- the LOC105495539 gene encoding FXYD domain-containing ion transport regulator 3, with the protein MQKVTLGLLVFLVGLPVLDANDPEDKNSPFYYDWHSLQVGGLICAGVLCAMGIIIVMSGKCKCKFGQKPSHHPGETPPLITPGSAHN; encoded by the exons ATGCAGAAGGTGACCCTGGGCCTGCTTGTGTTCCTGGTAG GCTTGCCTGTCCTGGATGCCAATGATCCAGAAG ATAAAAACAGTCCTTTCTACTATG ACTGGCACAGCCTCCAGGTTGGCGGGCTCATCTGCGCTGGGGTTCTGTGCGCCATGGGCATCATCATTGTCATGA GTGGAAAATGCAAATGTAAGTTCGGCCAGAAGCCCAG TCACCATCCAGGGGAGACTCCACCTCTCATCACCCCAG GCTCAGCCCATAACTGA